In Pseudomonas coleopterorum, the genomic window CGGCTACAGCCTGGTGGTGTGCAATACCGATCGCGATCCGGAACAGGAACATCAGCAGCTGCAGGCGCTGCGAGCCTACAACATCGAAGGCTTGATCGTGAACACCCTGGGCCACCATCAGGACGAGTTGCGCGAACTGCAACAGGAACTGCCGATGGTGCTGGTCGACCGCAAGGTCGCGCACCTGCCCAGCGATTTGGTAGGTCTGGACAACCAGCTGGCCGTCGACATGGCCCTGGACCACCTCCTTGAGCGCGGTTATCGCCACATCGCGCTGGTCAGCGAACCGGCGGACGGCACCAGTTCCCGGATCGAGCGCATCGACGCGTTCAAGCGGCGCGCCGATGGTCCGGTGTTCTTCACCGAACCCGACCTCGGCAAGGGCCTGCGGGACTTTCTCGCCGACGCCCATTCCGGACCCAAGGCGCTGTTCTGCGCCAACGGTGTCGCGGCACTGGCCTGCACCTTGGCGCTGCGCGCGTTGGACACATACCGCTGCGAAGACGTCGGGCTGATCGCCCTCGACGACCTCGACTGGTACCCCCTGGTCGGTGATGGCATCACCGCCCTCGCCCAACCTACTCACGCCATT contains:
- a CDS encoding LacI family DNA-binding transcriptional regulator, whose protein sequence is MLDVAERAGVSKASVSRFIGEDRGLLSDAIAGRIAHAIDELGYRPNQMARGLKRGRTRLIGMLMADIRNPYSVAVMHGVQTACRRHGYSLVVCNTDRDPEQEHQQLQALRAYNIEGLIVNTLGHHQDELRELQQELPMVLVDRKVAHLPSDLVGLDNQLAVDMALDHLLERGYRHIALVSEPADGTSSRIERIDAFKRRADGPVFFTEPDLGKGLRDFLADAHSGPKALFCANGVAALACTLALRALDTYRCEDVGLIALDDLDWYPLVGDGITALAQPTHAIGVQALECLLERLDGSQAPAQTFHFTPELIIRGSTPPR